From the genome of Candidatus Sulfotelmatobacter sp.:
ATCCGCTGCTCGGACGTCAAGCCGACCATGTCCGGCTGCGCGATGATGCGCTTGGGCACGCCGCGCTCGTCGACGGCGCAGACGTCGGCCGCGGCGATGACGGCGTTCGGGTGCGCCAAGAGCGCCGCGCGCGTGCGTTCGAGGAACGTCGGCGCGCACAGGTCGTCGGCCGCGAACCACGTGAACAGCGGCGTGCGCGCCTGGGCCAGGACGTACTGGAAATTCTCGATCGCGCCGCGGTTGTGCGGCTGGCGCACGACGTGCACGCGCGGGTCGCGGCGGGCGTACTCGGCGAGGATCTCCGGCGTCTGGTCGGTCGAGGCGTTGTCGCTGACCAGGATCTCGAACGCCTCGTACGTCTGCGCCAAGAGCGCGTCGAGCGTCTCGCGCAGCGTGCCCGCCGCGTCGTAGACCGGGATGCCGACCGTCACGTCCGGCATCACGCCGACACCAGCCCCATCGCGCGTTCGCCGATCAGTCCGTGCACGGCCCGCGCGTCCAGCGGCCCCGCGCGCCGCGCCAAGCGCGCGCGCAAGCGCTCCGCCCCGAGCTCCGCTTCGAGCGGCTCGGCCAGTACGCGGCGCAGGCGCTCGGGCAGTTCGTCCGGCTCCGCGATCTCGGCCTCGAGGCGATCGGCGATTGCCCAACCGCGCGCCGCGCGCGGCGTGCACAGCAGCGGCAGACCCGCCCCGACGTAATCGGCGATCGCGTACGAGATACCGCTCGGCGCGGCGGACGGATGGACGGCCAGGTCGGCGATCGCGAACACGGTCGCGAGCGTGGCGGCGTCGTTGCCGGCGAACTGCACGTTGCCGGGCAGCTCCGCGCCGAGCGCGGTGCGCGCCGCCGGCGCCGCGGCCCCGACGACGACGAACAAGACGTGCGGCGTCTGCGCCGCGATTCGGCCGAGCGGCGCCAGCGCCGACGCGTCGCCCGGCGTGGCGAGCACGCACACCGCGACGGTCCGGCCCGCTAACGTCGAACCGGCCTTCGCGGCCTCGCGCTGCGCCCGGGAGGCATACGGCGGCGCGCCCGCCAGGCCGGGCGGCACCACGGTCACGCGGGCGGGATCGAGATCGTAGAGCGCGACCAGCAGCTGCGCATCCTCCTCGCACGCGCACAGCACCGCGGCGGCGTCGCGCGCGCACGCGCGCTCCGACTCGGCCACCCGCTGCAGCGACGCCGCCGGCGCGGCCGTCGCGAGCGCGGCGAGATACGCCACCTGCGGCGCGTCGTAGACCAACGGGCCAGGCCAGGTCGCGCGCAGCGCGCGATGGGCGAACGGGCCGACGCTGACCGCGAGCACCGCACCGAGCGAGGCGTGCGCCAGCGCGTCGGTGAACGCCGGGTTGAGCCACGGCACATCCGACCCCGCCGCACCGCGCGCCGTTTCGACGCTCGTCGGCGGCACCCGTCGCACCAGGACGTCGGACACCACGAGCTCGTCGGCCTCTTGGACCGCGTCGGTGCGGCTGCACACGACGACGTCGAGCGCGTCCTGCCGTGCCCCGTAGCGTGCGATCGCGCGCCCGGAGTCGGCGCCGGCCGCCACCACGACGCGGGGCACGGCCGCGCGCGAGCCTGGACCGGCGACGGCCACCAGCTCGCGCAGACAGCCGGCGAGGGCGCCGACGATCGGCCCGCGCCCGTGCACGCTCGCGAGCGCGCGCTGCGATGCGTGCACGCGCGCTTCGAGCTCGGCGTCCGGCGCCGCCAGGACGCGCTCGATCGCGGCCGGCCAGCCGTCGGGCGCCGCGACCTCGACGCTCGCGCGCAGCGCGCCGAGCGTATCGAGCACGGCCGGCGCGACCACCACGGCTGCGCCGCCGGCGACCGCGTCGAGCACGGTTCCGGTCTCTCCGGCCAGCGGGCAGAGCGCGACGTCGACGGTCGAGAGCATCCAACGGTAGCTCTCCTCGTCGTCGCCGTCGACCAGCGTGACGCCGGCCGGAACGCCCCTGCCGGCCAACGAGCGCGCCGCCTCACCGCCGACGATGAGCTGCACCGCGGGGAGTGCAGCGGCCGCGAACGCGAGCCGTTCGGCTGCCGCCCCGACGTCGGCGCCGGCGTCGGCGTCGGCGTAGAACAGCGCGACGGGTCCGCGGGCGTAGGACTGTCGCTTCAGCCGGCGCGGGGCGCGCTCGACGCTGCGAAATCCCGCCGGGTCGACCAGTATCGGAACGACCACGATCGCGTCGCGCGCGACCACACCGTGCGCCGCGAGCACATCCGCCTCGTCCGCCGACGCGGCGAGCACGAGCCCGGCGCGCCGCACGCCGCGCAGCTCGAGCGCGTGCAGCGCTCGCCCGTAGGTCGTTCGATCGCTCGACGATGCGCCCGCCGCATCGTAGACGAACGGACCGTCCCACGACGCCGCGACCGACTCGACGAGCGCGGGGCCGTTGACGATCGCGACGTCGGCGGCGCGGAGCGCGTCGCGCAGCACCGCACCGAAGCGCGGCGTCAGGCTCAGCGCGTCGACGGCGACCAGCTCCTCGCACGGGCGGCCGAGTTCCGCCGCGACCCGCGCGTCGGTGGCGGCGTGCTCGTCGCTGCGCGCGACCACGACCTGTCGAACGCCGTGCGCGAGGCGGGTCCAGCGCGTCCCGGTGCCGCTCGCGCCCAGCGCGACGACGGTGACGTCGATCCCCTGCTCCGCTAACGCGACGCACAGCGAGGCCATGCGGCGGCCGGAGCCCCCACGCAGCGGACCAACCGCTCGGGTCGTTACCACGACCACCCGCAGCGCCATATCCCTTGAGTGATCGGCAAAAGGGCACATCGCCCCTACAGCGGGTTCGCCCGACCGGCGAGCCAATAGGGCAGGCGCATGAACCGGCTCGACCTGCGCTTTCGGCTGCGCGACGGACCGCCGCGGTTGCGCACGCTGGCGGCGGCGCGGTTGCGTTCGCTCGGTCTTTCGCCTGCCGAGGCGGCCGCGGACGAGCCCGAGGTGCTCGCGACCATCGACCCGCGCGCGATCCTCGACGTCGACGACCTGCGCGCGGCGGCGGCCGCGGCGGTGGCCGGCCGCCGCACGATCGAGCACGCGGCGTACGACGTCGATCGGTCGGCACACGGCATCGCGGTCACGCTCGCACCGCGCGCGAGCGAGGGCGTCGTCCACGACGGTGTTCCGCTGGGTGTCTGGATGCCGGGACCCGATCCGTTGCAGCTTCCCGCGGGCCCCGCGCAAGCGACGATCTACGGCATCTTCGACGAAGCGACCGGATACGCGGCGGTGGGGCGCAATCTGGTCTTCGGGTTGGCCGCGCACGGGATGGCCGTCGCGGCAAAAGCGGTCTGGTGGCCCGAGGCGCGCAACGCCGGTCTGCCGCCGGGCGAACACGCGATGCTCGCGCACGCGGCCGCGCTTCCGGCCGACCGAGCCGGACCATCGGTGCTGCTGCGTCCCGCCGGCGATGCGAGCGGCAGCCCGTCGTTCAGCGAGTTCGCCGCCACCCGGCTGAGCGGGCTGACCTGCGCGTACACGATGTTCGAGTGCGACGACGTGCCGGGGCTGTGGGTGCGCACCCTGCGCGAGCTCGATCAGGTCTGGGTGCCGAGCACGTTCAACCTCGAGACGTTCGCGCAGGCCGGCGTCCCGGCGGAAAAGCTGCGCCTGATCCCGATCGGCATCGACACGCCGCTGTTCGCACCCGACGGTCCGCAGCTCGAGCTGCCGAACCGGCGTCGCACCGCGTTCCTCTCGGTCTTCGATTGGAACGAACGCAAGGGGCCCGACGTCCTGCTGCGCGCGTGGGCGCGCGCGTTCGGTCCCGACGACGACGTCGTGCTGTATCTGCGCACCGGGCGCAGCACCGTCGGCGCGCACGGCGGTCCGCTCGACGAGGTTCGCGGTCTGGGCCTGGACCCGGCGCGCATGGCGCCGGTCGAGATCATCACCGCGCCGTTGCCCGTCGACGCGTACGCGGCGCTGTTTCGCAGCGTCGATGCGTTCGTGCTCACCTCGCGGGGCGAGGCGTTCTGCATCCCGTTGCTCGAAGCGATGGCCAGCGGCTTGCCGGCGATCGGGACCGGCTACGGCGGCAGCGCCGACTTCCTCGACGAGGATACCGGCTATCCGATTCCGGCGCGGCTCGTCCCGGTCGCGCGCAGCCTGGCCGACCGTATCCCGTACTACGCCGGTCAGCGCTGGTCCGATCCATCGGTCGATGCGACCGCGCAGGCGATGCGCCGCATCGTCGACGATCCGCACGACGCGCAGGCCCGCGCGGCGGCCGGCTTCGCGCGCGCGCACGCCGCGTTCGATCGGCGCGCCACCGCCCGCTTCGCGCAGCGCGCGCTGCGCGAAGCGCCGCCGGCACGGACGGTGCGCACGGCCGGGCGGACGCTGCTCGCCGGTCCGGCTCTGGCCGACGCAAGCGCCGGGCGGGCAACGCGCGGGCTGTTCGCGGCGCTCGAAGCGACCGGCGCGATGCCCCGTCTGCTGACCGTGGGCGCACCGGGCGTCGAGCTGGACCCGGTGCAGGCGCGCCACCTGCGCCGCGGCGCGCGGTTGGCGCCGCATCCGAACGAGGCGCTCATCACCGTCGATCACGTGCGGCCGGGCGCGCGCGCCGTCTTCGTGAGCAGCGTGCCCGACGACGTGCGCGCGCTGGCCGGCGCGGAGCGGATCTGGACCGACGATCCGGCGGTGGCGCGCGCGCTGCACGCCGCCGGGATCCCACCGGCGCGCATCACGCACGTGCGGCTGCCCGTCGACGTGACCGCCTGGACGCCCGATGCGCACGGCGCGATCCCGCCGCAGCGGACGGTCTACGTCGCGCCGGAGCCCGATCGCATCGCGGCGCTGAGCGCGTTCGCCCGGCTCGTGCAGCCCGACGAGGACGTCGTCCTGTTCCTCGCTCCCGCCGCGGACCGGCCGCTCGTGCCCGCGCTGTTGGACGCCGAGCTGGACCGGGCGATGCGCGACGCCGGCGTCGCGCGCTGGAATCCGCGCGTCATGGCGCTGCCCTCGCCGCCTCACGCGCGCGAGAGCGTCGCGGCGCTGGCCGGCGCGACGCTCGCCATCGCCGCCGATCCGGCCTGGCGGGACCATGAGCTCGCCCGCGCGTGCGGCGTCCCCGTCCTCGGACTCGACGAGCTCGAGCGTGCGCGGCTGTTGCTCGCCGACGCCGGCGCGCGCGATCTCGCCGGCATCCAGACGCGGCGCGCCGCCGTCGCGCAGGCGCGCTCGGACGCCGCCGCGCTGCGGGCCGCCTTCGACGCGATCGCGCTGCTTGCGCCGGTCGAGCGCGCGGTACGCCCGATCCGCATCGCGGCCGTCTTCTCGCCGGAGGTCGCGGAGCCGGCGCGCGTGATGGCCGAGCTTTGCGCCCGGGCGATGCACGAGATCGTCGGCGTCGAGGGCGACTTGCGCGGGATCGACTACGTCGTGCGCGTCGAGCGCGCGGTCGAGACGGTCGACGGGTGGGACGAAGCACTGATCAACGCGTTGGAAGCACACGGCGTCAACGTCGCCGAGAGCTTCGATTGGGACGCGATCGCACCGAACTTCCCGGACACGAGCTTCGAGCAGCTACGCGAGAGCGCCTTGCTGGCGCGCAACTGCGAGGCCGGCGCCAGAGTGGCGCGGGCGTCGGGCGCGCTGCAGCTCGTGCGCGCGGTCGACGCGACCGCGGTCGGACCCGCCTGGCGCGCCGTGGCCGGCGCCGTTCGTCCGCTGGCCGCTCAGCGCGGCGGTTTGATCAGGAACGCCTGACCCGTCGGCATCGAAAAGATATCGACGCCGCGGCTCGCCGCGAACTCGCCGAGCACGTGACGCTGCTCGACGTGCTCGGCGAAGGCGAAATCGTCGAGCACCACCGGCGCACCGGGAACGAGCTTGTCCCAAAAGAACTCCAGCGCCGCGCGCTCCGGCACCGCCGCGTTCATGTCGATCAACAGGCAAGCCACCTTCGTCGCGGGCACGTCGGCGAGCGATTCGGGGATGCGCCCCTTGATCAGCTTGACGTTCGGGTAGTCGCGCATGTGTTCGCGCACCAGTTCGTACGTGTCGCCGTAGAGGTGCGTATAGCCGCCCAATCCCAGCGCGCGCTCCTTCTCCGTGAGCTGTTCGACGGGATACCCGGCGTAGGTGTCGAGCAGGTAGAGCGTGCGATCGGGGAAGCGCTCGAAGCCGACGTAGGAACAGATCGCGCGGGCGAACATTCCGGTGTCGACGCCGCACTCGACGAAATCACCTTCGAGCTTGATGCCCACGGCGGCCGCCCAGCACGGTAAGTAGACGCGCCACTCGATGTGCAGATCCGCGCCGAACCGGTGCCCGCTGCTCATCGCGAGCTGATAGGCCTTCGCGAACCGCTCTTCGCGCATCCAGTCGACGGCGTGCGTGGTGAACAGCCCGTCGGCGCTGTAGGTCAACGGGCCTTTGACCAGCGTGCGGCCGTCCGGCAGCGGAAAGTTGACCGTCAGGTTGAGCTTCTCGTCGTTCATCGCTTCCTCAGCGGGGGATGGCGGCGGCCAGCCGCGTGCGTTCGGCGGCAACCGCGGCGCCGCGCTCCCACGTCCACGCGGTTCGCGCGCGTCGCGCGGCCGCCGCGCCGAGCGCCGGCAGACGCCACCGCTCTTCGACCACCAGACGCATCACCCGGCTGAGCAAGGTGACGTCGACCTCGAGGGTCCATGGCGGTTCCACCGTCGCCGGCATGTCGCTCATCTCGATCGGCGTGCGCTTGGCGGGCAACAGTACGCCCACGCTGCCGTCGACGAAGTCGTCCGTCGCGCCGCCGGCGCTGACCAGCGGCGGCGTTCCGCAGGCCATCGCCTCGAGCGCCGTCAGCCCGAAGCCTTCGCCACGGTACGGCAGCACCAAGACGTCGGCGGTACGGTAGAGCGCCGCGAGCGAAACGTCGTCGAAGACGTCGTCGCTGTAGATGATCTCGGGCAAGTCGGCGCGCCCCAGCAGCGGCTCGATCGACGGCTTCATCGTCTGATCCTTGTAGACGGAAGAGCCGCCGACGTCCTTGACGATCAAGCTCACGTCGTCGCCGGGGCCGAACGCGTTCAAGAACGCGTTGATCGCGAGGTCCGCGCCTTTGCGCCAGATCGCGCCGCCGACGTAGAGGAAACGGAACGATCCGCGCGTGGGCAGCGCGGCGAGCGGGCCGTCGGGGCGGAACACCGCGGGATCGACGCCGAGCGGAACCGTGATCAATCGCTCCGGCGCGAAGCCGGCACGCTCGTACATCCCGCGCACGAAGCTGCCATAGCACCAGATCTCGTCGGCGCCCCGCAAGCCGTCGATCCACGCGCTGGGCAGCTCGCCCAACTCGTACGGCTGGACGTGCGCGTAACGCCCGTACTCGGGCCGCGCGAACTCGGGCGGCCAGCGGTGACGCACCGTCAGGTCGGGCGGCCGGTCGAGCGCGATACCGGTCAGCGCGACGAGCCGTTCGACCTCGGGCGTCGCGCGCTGCAGGTAACTGCCGAGCAGCGGCGCCGACAGCGCCAGGTCCACCTCGCCGCGGCGGAGGAGCGCCAGCACCAGTTCCCGGTTGACCCGCGCCAGCGAGATCTCGGAGAAGACCTCGCCGTCCAGGACCAGCAGCGGGCGTGCCAAGGCGCCGGGTCAGCCGGCCGCGACGGCTAAGCCGCGGCCCGCCAGCGCGCAGGCGAACTCGGCCAAGCCGCGCGTCGTCGCGGTGCGCTCGGTCAGTTCGCCGAGGAGCTGCGCGATCGCGGTACGGTGCCGCCGCCGCTCCTCCTCACGCGCGGCATCGACCGGATACGCGGCATGGATCGCGTCCATCGACGCCAGCAGCGCCGCACGGCGGTCGCCGACGCGCTGCGCGACCAAGCCGATGCGCGCGCTGACCGACAGCGTCGCCGCGCGCGTCGGGGCGACGCGCGTCCCGCGCGTGAGGCGCAAGGCGAAGTCCCAATCGTCGAACAACGGCGCACCCGGATTGAAGCGGCCGACGCGATCGAACAGACCTCGGTAG
Proteins encoded in this window:
- a CDS encoding glycosyltransferase → MVTTRAVGPLRGGSGRRMASLCVALAEQGIDVTVVALGASGTGTRWTRLAHGVRQVVVARSDEHAATDARVAAELGRPCEELVAVDALSLTPRFGAVLRDALRAADVAIVNGPALVESVAASWDGPFVYDAAGASSSDRTTYGRALHALELRGVRRAGLVLAASADEADVLAAHGVVARDAIVVVPILVDPAGFRSVERAPRRLKRQSYARGPVALFYADADAGADVGAAAERLAFAAAALPAVQLIVGGEAARSLAGRGVPAGVTLVDGDDEESYRWMLSTVDVALCPLAGETGTVLDAVAGGAAVVVAPAVLDTLGALRASVEVAAPDGWPAAIERVLAAPDAELEARVHASQRALASVHGRGPIVGALAGCLRELVAVAGPGSRAAVPRVVVAAGADSGRAIARYGARQDALDVVVCSRTDAVQEADELVVSDVLVRRVPPTSVETARGAAGSDVPWLNPAFTDALAHASLGAVLAVSVGPFAHRALRATWPGPLVYDAPQVAYLAALATAAPAASLQRVAESERACARDAAAVLCACEEDAQLLVALYDLDPARVTVVPPGLAGAPPYASRAQREAAKAGSTLAGRTVAVCVLATPGDASALAPLGRIAAQTPHVLFVVVGAAAPAARTALGAELPGNVQFAGNDAATLATVFAIADLAVHPSAAPSGISYAIADYVGAGLPLLCTPRAARGWAIADRLEAEIAEPDELPERLRRVLAEPLEAELGAERLRARLARRAGPLDARAVHGLIGERAMGLVSA
- a CDS encoding TylF/MycF/NovP-related O-methyltransferase, whose product is MNDEKLNLTVNFPLPDGRTLVKGPLTYSADGLFTTHAVDWMREERFAKAYQLAMSSGHRFGADLHIEWRVYLPCWAAAVGIKLEGDFVECGVDTGMFARAICSYVGFERFPDRTLYLLDTYAGYPVEQLTEKERALGLGGYTHLYGDTYELVREHMRDYPNVKLIKGRIPESLADVPATKVACLLIDMNAAVPERAALEFFWDKLVPGAPVVLDDFAFAEHVEQRHVLGEFAASRGVDIFSMPTGQAFLIKPPR
- a CDS encoding glycosyltransferase encodes the protein MNRLDLRFRLRDGPPRLRTLAAARLRSLGLSPAEAAADEPEVLATIDPRAILDVDDLRAAAAAAVAGRRTIEHAAYDVDRSAHGIAVTLAPRASEGVVHDGVPLGVWMPGPDPLQLPAGPAQATIYGIFDEATGYAAVGRNLVFGLAAHGMAVAAKAVWWPEARNAGLPPGEHAMLAHAAALPADRAGPSVLLRPAGDASGSPSFSEFAATRLSGLTCAYTMFECDDVPGLWVRTLRELDQVWVPSTFNLETFAQAGVPAEKLRLIPIGIDTPLFAPDGPQLELPNRRRTAFLSVFDWNERKGPDVLLRAWARAFGPDDDVVLYLRTGRSTVGAHGGPLDEVRGLGLDPARMAPVEIITAPLPVDAYAALFRSVDAFVLTSRGEAFCIPLLEAMASGLPAIGTGYGGSADFLDEDTGYPIPARLVPVARSLADRIPYYAGQRWSDPSVDATAQAMRRIVDDPHDAQARAAAGFARAHAAFDRRATARFAQRALREAPPARTVRTAGRTLLAGPALADASAGRATRGLFAALEATGAMPRLLTVGAPGVELDPVQARHLRRGARLAPHPNEALITVDHVRPGARAVFVSSVPDDVRALAGAERIWTDDPAVARALHAAGIPPARITHVRLPVDVTAWTPDAHGAIPPQRTVYVAPEPDRIAALSAFARLVQPDEDVVLFLAPAADRPLVPALLDAELDRAMRDAGVARWNPRVMALPSPPHARESVAALAGATLAIAADPAWRDHELARACGVPVLGLDELERARLLLADAGARDLAGIQTRRAAVAQARSDAAALRAAFDAIALLAPVERAVRPIRIAAVFSPEVAEPARVMAELCARAMHEIVGVEGDLRGIDYVVRVERAVETVDGWDEALINALEAHGVNVAESFDWDAIAPNFPDTSFEQLRESALLARNCEAGARVARASGALQLVRAVDATAVGPAWRAVAGAVRPLAAQRGGLIRNA
- a CDS encoding glycosyltransferase family 4 protein; this encodes MARPLLVLDGEVFSEISLARVNRELVLALLRRGEVDLALSAPLLGSYLQRATPEVERLVALTGIALDRPPDLTVRHRWPPEFARPEYGRYAHVQPYELGELPSAWIDGLRGADEIWCYGSFVRGMYERAGFAPERLITVPLGVDPAVFRPDGPLAALPTRGSFRFLYVGGAIWRKGADLAINAFLNAFGPGDDVSLIVKDVGGSSVYKDQTMKPSIEPLLGRADLPEIIYSDDVFDDVSLAALYRTADVLVLPYRGEGFGLTALEAMACGTPPLVSAGGATDDFVDGSVGVLLPAKRTPIEMSDMPATVEPPWTLEVDVTLLSRVMRLVVEERWRLPALGAAAARRARTAWTWERGAAVAAERTRLAAAIPR